The DNA region TTCTTACAGGCAAAGATTATATCACATGAGCATTACCAGGCTTATCATATCCATTTAGACTTTATCTGATCCTTCAACATACAGTGGCTAAGAAAGTATTGATAGTTATGTCCTACATTCCTACTAGGCCTGGGGCTTTCTAAGTTTGTATATTGGAAACATTATGTTTGAAGTTGAGATGAGATCGTGACAGTGTAGCAGAAAGCTTTACTTCATGAATTCTGATCTGTGCAATTTGAAGTTATATTTTACCCAGGGTATTTGGAGCTTAGTTCGATTTGAAGTATTATCTCACATAGGACTCCGTGAACGAACTGGCTTGCAGTGATCACGTAATGGGCCATCAGTGCCCCCAAACACATTCTGCCAAGATAGAGGCCCAGCCCATGTAGCCATTGCCCGCGAAAAAGATAGAACTGCGCGGGAAACTCCAGGCCGCCTAGCGCTAGCGGGGGAAGCCGGCTGCGCGCCTCTCGCCCTCCCCACACTACTCCTACAtctttgcggcggcggcggaaccgCGGAAGCGAAACCTGATGGCCCCCAGAGGCGCCCGCGCGGAGGCGGCAGCCAGCTCCGGctccgaggacgaggaagaGGAGGCGGGGTTCTCCAGGAGCTACTTTCTGGCCAAGGAGAAGGAGCCCTCCTCCGGCAAGaagcgcgcccgcgccgccgcgggcaagCTCTCCGACCTCAACCTCGTCGATGAGCAGGTCTGGTGCCGTCCCACCCCGCATCCCCCGACAATACTTCACCTCTCGCGGCACGAATCCGTGGGTACGATTGTCTAATTTGGGATCCCACCACTCTGCAGGTGTTGCGTGCATCCCTTGCCGAGATCCCCCCAAAGCACGAGGAAGAGGTGGATGCTCTCACGAGAAGCTACAAGGATCAGTACCGCAACTGGCTGTTCGAGCTAAGGTTTCTTCCGAAATTCGCAGCACTAGTGCAATTTCGAAATCGGTTTCGCTAAGATTCTTGTGGATTGGAGCGAGTAAACGATGCATTGTTCTGATGTAGGTGCGGTTTTGGTCTTTTGATGTATGGGTTTGGATCTAAGAAGCAGCTGCTTGAGGATTTTGCCTCCACTACCTTGACTGATTTTACTGTCATTGTAATCAATGGCTATCTTCCGTCCATCAACTTGAAGCAGGTATAACCTTATCTGgccaattttttttaaaaaagggggAAAACTGTGGGGGAGTTCCCCACAGCACTTTGTCTGGCCAATATTGGTCTCTTAAGTATTGCTTGCCCTATCCTGCTAGTGTTCAAATGCTTCGAATCTATTAAGCATGTTCATGGATTGCTCTGAAGTTCAATCCATGTGAAAATGGTAAATTAAACAGTGAGGTGTCAAGGCATGAATTTGTTATGGAAAGTGTATTATGCGGGTTTAGCTTCCGTTTTTTGATGCTCGAGTCAGCTTTAACTTTTGTTGGAATACAAGTTTGGAAAAATGGAAGAAGAGAAAACAACTAAAGTATGCCTGATTAGTTTGGCACAGGAAGCTCCTGTGTGCTCTGCATTTTCATTTCCTTGACTTCAATTGCCATTTAAAAGCTGGGCTTTATTTACATGTCCAGATCAGAACATTTAGTGGGTTATATTGTTTGATTTTTCAAATTTGACACATTGAACATGCACCTGATTTGGATTGCTTATCAATTTTGAGTCAGGAATTGCTTCCGTAGTTCCATTTCATGTACTATTTTAAACAATTTATAGATTTCTACATGCATGCTTTGAAAAGGACCCATTAGTTCtgcttaaactattacatttcCAGGTCATAGCAACAATAGCTGAAATGTTCTGGGATCAAGCAAAATCTAAGCGCAAACGTCAACCTGGAACAAGGTCTCAGTTATCACAGCCTTTTCCTTCACAATCATTCGATGACATCATCTCATTTCTAAAGAGGCAGACATCAGATGATGTGGATGATCAGGTGTGCCTTCTTATACACAATATTGATGGACCTGCCTTGCGTGATGCTGAATCACAGCAATGTCTAGCACAAGTTTCTTGCTGCCCACAAGTCCGTGTTGTTGCATCGACAGACCATGTTAATGCACCTTTATGTAAGTTTGTTGCACATTTTTAGTTTCATCCTTCACTAATCCCTTCATTGTAAAAGATATCCTAAACTGGAAACTATTGCAGTATGGGACAAGAAAATGGTGCACACTCAGTACAGGTGGAGCTGGTACCACGTCCCAACATTTGCACCTTACAAAGTCGAATGTGTTTTCTACCCATTGATCCTTGCTAGTGGTGGCCACGCCCAAACCACAAAAACAGCTCTAGTCGTTCTGCAGAGTCTGACACCGAATGCACAAAGTGTTTTCAGAGTTCTTGCTGAATATCAGTTGGCAAATGAAAAGGAGGAAGGTGAGTTCATTGTAGACTTAGATTCCTGGAAGAGTTCAGATGGTTGTACACTGATACttcactttttttttgtttctcaGGTATGCCCGTCAGTAGCTTGTATACAAAATGCCGCGAGCGCTTTCTGGTAAGCAGTCAAGTGACACTGAACTCCCACCTGACAGAGTTTAAAGACCATGATCTGGTTAAGATTAGAAAGCACTCTGATGGCCAAGATTGCCTCCGGATTCCTCTTGTTTCTGATGCACTAGAGAAATTGCTGCAAGAATTGGGTTGACATCCTGCTCTTGGACATTGTTCCATTAGTCAGTTAGCTCCAAAGTTTAAGGGTTTTCTGCTGCATGTAACTGAAGAATGTGCTCCCAATCAAAGGAAAATATATCACTTTGGATAGAACTCAGATAAGCATTACAGTCTGTAATTGTACATGGATTATGTATTACCTCTCTCTTGATTGGCAGCATGTTGCATGAATTGCTCTGCTATGCTTGGCCACTTTTGTTTCTTTGTCTTgaaaattttgccaagaactGTGATTTGGCCATTGGCAGTTGGCCACTGCCCAATTTATTGGTATATCTATTTGGCACAATGGTACGGGAAGTGATAGACATAGCATGCAGTGTGCCAAAAGATCTGCAAATGCAGCTCAAGCCACAAGCAGAAACAGTGGATTTTCACCATGTATTTGTAGTGATGGCTAGTTCAACATTAGAAATTACAGCAGGCAAAATGGTGACATACTGCTACCTTTTGGTTTCATCCTTGTCATTTTTTCAAGCACTTAGTTTGTTTCCTGGCACTGAATAACCAATGCAAAACCATGGGAATGCCCTCTATCATCTGTATTCTCACAATCTGGTGCAAGATCTCAAATTTGTAAGGCACAACATCTTATCAAGTTTCAGATTACCTTTCAATGTAGAGCACAGAAATGCATACTTTTGCCTTATTATTTGATGTTTCCATACTTCTGAGATGTGTTTCTGGAAGGATCTGCTCAAAGCCATATCTGGAAATCTTGTTTGCAGCCTGCTGATCAAAATTCTGTTAGGGTTGTTCACAGAATTGTTGCAATCTTCATCTAAGACTGGCTGTCAACTACCACTACCCTTTTGCAGGCAGAGGGGAATGACAATCCTTGTGAGCAGCTGCAGGAAGATCAAGCCGAGGTCGCCCATGCTCCAGCCGTGTCTGCCATGGGCCCCGCCAACTTTTTCACTGGAGGGCCATGGTAGTGCCACAAGATCAGAATCTTCTGCATATGGATTCCTGCCCATTTGGTTCCTTCTACAGCTGTGGAGCTGCACGAGTAGTGTAGTGCTAGAGGGTACAGAGGATCAAATTAACAGATGCTCATTTGAAAATAGCATTTCCTCTTCCTTTATTGAACGATACAGCATTACATGATTACTTCTGATTGATACAATACACCATAATGCAACATCAAAGTATATACACAGCAAATAAGCAGTATATCTAAAGATGCATCTCAGTGTATGTGAAATGTTACAAGTGAGAAGTAGAAAAAAGGGTGGATCATTAAAATTTTATCTGTTTTTCATCTTTGAGCCACAGGAGCACTTCCGATAGACCCTCAGTTAAGTTCCTTGGACTATAACCCAATTCTGTCTTTGCTTTGTCACATGAGTATGACCATTGATGTCTAAGAACATGCACAGTCTGCAGCACATGATAAGGACAAGATGTTAACCCAAACTCCCAAACCATGACCTATGTGCAAATAATAAACTTAATTGTGTAAAGCAGAGAATAATGGGCTTACCGGGTAACTGATAAGTGGGAGCTTTCCGGTGATGCGAGAAACAAAAACTGAAATCCAGCCATATACTTCAATCAACCAGAGCGGTACATGGAATAGGGGTGCCTTTGTGTTTGTGATATTTGCAGCCATATTGAAAATTTGCTTGAATGACATATTTTCTCCAGTGAGGAGATATCGTTCGCCCACTCTGCCCTTCTCCATAGCTGCTATATGCCCACTAACAACATCATCAACATGGCAGAATGATTCTCTATCATACCCATCTCCTATGTAACCAGGCAAACGCCCATTAAACCTCTCGATTAACTGCAAGAAACTTCGAGGTTTAGGTTTTGCTCATGACTATGTTCATAACAAACTGCAAGTGGATATTCCTATAATTTATAATTCGAATAATTTCAGAATAACTAACAGATCTTTAACATATCAATGTGGAAGAAAGTTCGCTTACAATGCGGGAGACAAGGTTTCCAGTTGTAAGTTTTCCAGGGCCATAGATGACGCCTGGGTAGACAATGGTGATCGGCACCCCCTCTGTTGCTGCCTGCAGTGCGATCCTATCTGCAAGAACCTTTGATTTCTCATACTCAGTGCAAAAGGCTTTCCCTGGATGCATCTGCAATTTAGAACCATTGAACTATGTTATAATCTACAGATGTAAGTCATTCTATATACACATGTATAATTAAAGAGCTTGGTTGGAACTGATCATAATAGATAGACTAAGAATACGGTTCTACCTGTGTTTCATCTGCAACATAACCATCAGTTGGGCCAATTGCAAAGAATGACGATGTGTAAACTATCTTCTTCACAGTTGGTGTTCTCTTGGCAGC from Panicum hallii strain FIL2 chromosome 9, PHallii_v3.1, whole genome shotgun sequence includes:
- the LOC112874069 gene encoding uncharacterized protein LOC112874069 yields the protein MRVVVTGATGYLGGRLCAALADAGHAVRALARRSSDVSGLAPGVELAYGDVTDADSLAAAFDGCDAVFHAAASVEPWLPDPSVFLKVNVRGLENVLKAAKRTPTVKKIVYTSSFFAIGPTDGYVADETQMHPGKAFCTEYEKSKVLADRIALQAATEGVPITIVYPGVIYGPGKLTTGNLVSRILIERFNGRLPGYIGDGYDRESFCHVDDVVSGHIAAMEKGRVGERYLLTGENMSFKQIFNMAANITNTKAPLFHVPLWLIEVYGWISVFVSRITGKLPLISYPTVHVLRHQWSYSCDKAKTELGYSPRNLTEGLSEVLLWLKDEKQIKF
- the LOC112874068 gene encoding origin of replication complex subunit 2, translating into MAPRGARAEAAASSGSEDEEEEAGFSRSYFLAKEKEPSSGKKRARAAAGKLSDLNLVDEQVLRASLAEIPPKHEEEVDALTRSYKDQYRNWLFELRCGFGLLMYGFGSKKQLLEDFASTTLTDFTVIVINGYLPSINLKQVIATIAEMFWDQAKSKRKRQPGTRSQLSQPFPSQSFDDIISFLKRQTSDDVDDQVCLLIHNIDGPALRDAESQQCLAQVSCCPQVRVVASTDHVNAPLLWDKKMVHTQYRWSWYHVPTFAPYKVECVFYPLILASGGHAQTTKTALVVLQSLTPNAQSVFRVLAEYQLANEKEEGMPVSSLYTKCRERFLVSSQVTLNSHLTEFKDHDLVKIRKHSDGQDCLRIPLVSDALEKLLQELG